A single window of Mycobacterium sp. ITM-2016-00318 DNA harbors:
- a CDS encoding esterase family protein — MKFVGKMRGALARRLTVAAMAAAVLPGLVGVVGGSATAGAFSRQGLPVEYLMVPSAGMGRDIKVQFQNGGANAPGVYLLDGLRAQEDFNGWDINTPAFEWYVDSGLSTIMPVGGQSSFYSDWYAPACGKAGCSTYKWETFITSELPAYLAANKAVNPNRNAAVGLSMAGSAALTLAIYYPQQFQYASSLSGFLNLSEGWWPMLVNTSMGDAGGYKSKDMWGPSSDPAWKRNDPMVNIATLVANGTRVWVYCGNGKPGDVNGEIAGDNFNAKFLEGFTLRTNKTFQEQYIAAGGKNGVFNFPSNGTHSWEYWGAQLQQMKPDIQRVLGATPQPSNPTPEQAAATAASASTDTASATTGG; from the coding sequence ATGAAGTTCGTTGGGAAGATGCGCGGCGCCTTGGCGCGCCGGCTCACGGTCGCGGCCATGGCGGCCGCCGTGCTGCCCGGCCTCGTCGGCGTCGTCGGAGGCTCGGCGACTGCGGGGGCGTTTTCACGGCAGGGCCTGCCGGTCGAGTACCTGATGGTTCCGTCCGCGGGAATGGGACGCGACATCAAGGTCCAGTTCCAGAACGGCGGCGCCAATGCCCCGGGCGTCTATCTGCTCGACGGTCTCCGCGCGCAGGAAGACTTCAACGGGTGGGACATCAACACCCCGGCATTCGAGTGGTACGTCGACTCCGGTCTCTCCACGATCATGCCGGTCGGCGGCCAGTCCAGCTTCTACAGCGACTGGTACGCACCCGCATGTGGCAAGGCCGGTTGCTCCACCTACAAGTGGGAGACCTTCATCACCTCCGAGCTGCCTGCCTACCTGGCGGCCAACAAGGCTGTGAACCCGAACCGCAACGCGGCAGTCGGTCTGTCGATGGCCGGTTCGGCCGCGCTGACGCTGGCCATCTATTACCCGCAGCAGTTCCAGTACGCGTCGTCGCTGTCCGGCTTCCTGAACCTCTCCGAGGGTTGGTGGCCGATGTTGGTGAACACGTCGATGGGTGACGCGGGCGGCTACAAGTCCAAGGACATGTGGGGCCCGTCGAGTGATCCGGCATGGAAGCGCAACGACCCGATGGTGAACATCGCCACGCTGGTCGCCAACGGCACCCGCGTGTGGGTGTACTGCGGTAACGGCAAGCCGGGCGACGTCAACGGCGAGATCGCGGGCGACAACTTCAACGCGAAGTTCCTCGAGGGCTTCACCCTGCGGACGAACAAGACGTTCCAGGAGCAGTACATCGCCGCGGGCGGTAAGAACGGTGTGTTCAACTTCCCGTCGAACGGTACTCACAGCTGGGAGTACTGGGGCGCGCAGTTGCAGCAGATGAAGCCCGACATCCAGCGGGTGCTCGGCGCGACTCCGCAGCCGTCCAATCCGACCCCGGAGCAGGCGGCGGCCACCGCCGCGTCGGCCTCCACCGACACGGCCTCGGCCACCACAGGCGGCTGA
- the zomB gene encoding flagellar motor control protein ZomB — MPLFSSADPKGPPRDAPRVAAGPAFPFDITARVSLWCSVVVVGALFAWGAWQRRWIADDGLIVLRTVRNLMAGNGPVFNKGERVESNTSTLWTYLNYLGGLIGGPTQLEYVALWLALVLSVAGVVFLILGAGRLYAPSLQGRRALLLPAGVLVYISVPPARDFATSGLENGLVLAYLGLLWWMMVCWSQALRSYRDTGQRNAVSPFFDASLAFVAGLSVLVRPELALIGGLALIMMLIAARDWRRRGLIVAAGGLLPVAYQIFRMGYYGLLFPQTALAKDATGDKWAHGWVYLNNFDEPYLLWLPALLLGVLALILLTTRSRPWWIRREAPYGYSRLARMVQSPPAVVLFIVVSGLLQAAYWIRQGGDFMHGRVLLTPMFCLVAPIAVIPVLLPDGEKFSRGVGYQLAGIISVLWLAVVGWSLWAANAPGMGSDATRVTYTGIVDERRFYSQATGHAHPLTAADYLDYPRMRAVLVALDNTPDGALLLPAGNYDQWDVVPAIPPPPDMPPEQRESYIGPHTVFFTNLGMLGMNVGLDVRVIDQIGLANPIAAHTARLEDGRIGHDKNLFPDWAVAEGPFLKEPPYLPPYLDEDWIAQAEVALECPATESMLISIRDPLGPRRFLSNVVHAYGFTKYRIDRVPMYELIRCGLPIPKPVVPEYTGLPASGP; from the coding sequence GTGCCGCTGTTCTCCTCGGCTGACCCGAAAGGGCCACCGAGAGACGCCCCTCGGGTGGCGGCCGGGCCCGCATTTCCCTTCGACATCACCGCACGGGTCAGTCTGTGGTGCAGCGTTGTCGTCGTGGGCGCCCTGTTCGCGTGGGGTGCGTGGCAGCGCCGCTGGATCGCCGACGACGGCCTTATCGTCCTGCGGACCGTGAGGAACCTGATGGCGGGCAACGGCCCCGTCTTCAACAAGGGGGAACGCGTCGAGTCGAACACGTCGACGCTGTGGACCTACCTGAACTACCTCGGCGGCCTGATCGGCGGCCCGACCCAACTCGAGTACGTGGCGCTGTGGTTGGCACTCGTACTCAGCGTGGCCGGTGTCGTGTTCCTGATCCTCGGGGCGGGCAGGCTGTACGCACCGAGCCTGCAGGGCCGCCGCGCCCTGCTGTTACCCGCGGGTGTCCTGGTTTACATCTCGGTGCCGCCCGCACGCGACTTCGCCACCTCGGGTCTCGAAAACGGTTTGGTGCTTGCCTATCTCGGGCTGCTGTGGTGGATGATGGTGTGCTGGTCGCAGGCGCTGCGTTCCTATCGGGACACCGGTCAGCGCAATGCGGTCAGCCCGTTCTTCGACGCGTCGCTCGCCTTTGTCGCCGGGCTTTCCGTTCTCGTCCGCCCCGAACTCGCGCTGATCGGCGGACTGGCCCTGATCATGATGCTGATCGCGGCACGGGATTGGCGCCGCCGCGGCCTGATCGTCGCAGCCGGCGGACTGCTCCCGGTCGCGTACCAGATCTTCCGCATGGGTTACTACGGATTGCTGTTTCCCCAAACGGCTTTGGCGAAGGACGCCACGGGTGACAAGTGGGCGCACGGCTGGGTGTACCTGAACAATTTCGATGAGCCGTATCTGTTGTGGCTGCCCGCCCTTCTGCTGGGTGTGCTGGCCCTCATCCTGTTGACCACCCGCAGCCGGCCGTGGTGGATCCGGCGGGAGGCGCCCTACGGCTACAGCAGGCTCGCGCGCATGGTGCAGAGTCCGCCCGCCGTCGTGCTGTTCATCGTCGTCAGCGGGCTTCTGCAGGCGGCCTACTGGATTCGGCAGGGCGGCGACTTCATGCACGGCCGGGTTCTGCTCACGCCGATGTTCTGTCTGGTGGCGCCTATCGCGGTGATACCCGTCCTGCTTCCGGACGGCGAAAAGTTCAGTCGCGGAGTGGGATACCAGCTCGCCGGCATCATATCGGTGTTGTGGCTCGCCGTCGTCGGCTGGTCGTTGTGGGCCGCCAATGCGCCGGGAATGGGCTCCGACGCAACCCGGGTGACGTATACGGGCATCGTCGACGAACGGCGGTTCTACTCGCAGGCCACCGGCCACGCCCACCCGCTCACGGCCGCCGACTATCTGGACTACCCCCGGATGCGGGCCGTGCTGGTCGCGCTCGACAACACGCCCGACGGGGCGCTGCTCCTGCCGGCGGGCAACTACGACCAGTGGGACGTCGTACCCGCGATTCCGCCGCCGCCGGACATGCCGCCGGAGCAACGGGAGTCCTATATCGGCCCGCACACAGTGTTTTTCACAAACCTCGGCATGCTCGGCATGAACGTCGGCCTCGATGTGCGGGTGATCGACCAGATCGGGCTCGCGAACCCGATTGCCGCGCACACCGCGCGTCTCGAGGACGGCCGGATCGGTCACGACAAGAACCTCTTCCCCGACTGGGCCGTCGCAGAGGGCCCGTTTCTGAAGGAGCCGCCCTACCTCCCGCCCTATCTCGACGAGGACTGGATCGCCCAGGCCGAGGTGGCTCTGGAATGTCCGGCCACCGAATCCATGCTGATCTCGATACGAGATCCGCTGGGTCCGCGCCGCTTCCTGTCGAATGTGGTGCACGCCTATGGGTTCACGAAGTACCGAATCGATCGGGTACCGATGTACGAACTCATCCGGTGTGGGCTGCCGATTCCGAAGCCCGTCGTTCCCGAGTACACCGGATTGCCCGCGAGCGGTCCATGA
- a CDS encoding decaprenyl-phosphate phosphoribosyltransferase: MSISSDSSASSAEKRSDDAAPEKGPPRNVVTGLIKAARPRQWVKNLLVLIAPVAALGSDVQYDWREVAVKVSIAFVAFSLAASSIYLVNDARDVEADRAHPTKRFRPIAAGVVPQWLAYCTAVVLAIAALAVSFLATPNLAGVIGVYIAMQLAYCFGLKHQAVLDICIVSSAYLIRAIAGGVAANIPLSQWFLLVMTFGSLFMVAGKRYAELQLSEKTGAKIRKSLESYTSTYLRFVWTLSATAMVVCYGLWAFERDGANASWYAITMIPFTIAILRYAVDVDSGLAGEPEEIALKDRVLQLLAVAWIGTIGAAVLLG; this comes from the coding sequence ATGAGCATCTCGAGTGACAGCAGTGCGTCCAGCGCGGAGAAGCGCAGCGATGACGCGGCACCGGAGAAGGGCCCACCCCGCAACGTCGTCACCGGCCTGATCAAGGCGGCGCGTCCGCGCCAGTGGGTGAAGAACCTGCTGGTGCTGATCGCTCCGGTGGCCGCCCTCGGCAGCGACGTGCAGTACGACTGGCGTGAGGTCGCGGTCAAGGTTTCGATCGCATTCGTGGCGTTCTCGCTCGCCGCGTCGTCCATTTATCTGGTCAACGACGCGCGTGACGTCGAGGCGGACCGCGCGCACCCGACCAAACGGTTCAGGCCGATCGCCGCGGGCGTGGTGCCGCAGTGGCTCGCGTACTGCACAGCAGTGGTGCTCGCGATCGCGGCGCTGGCGGTGTCGTTCCTCGCGACGCCGAATCTGGCCGGTGTGATCGGCGTCTACATCGCTATGCAACTGGCGTACTGCTTTGGCCTCAAACACCAAGCGGTGCTCGACATCTGTATCGTCTCTTCGGCGTACCTGATCAGGGCGATCGCCGGTGGCGTGGCGGCCAATATCCCGCTGTCGCAATGGTTTTTGCTGGTGATGACGTTCGGCTCGCTGTTCATGGTGGCGGGTAAGCGGTACGCCGAACTACAGCTCTCGGAGAAGACGGGCGCCAAGATCCGCAAGTCTCTGGAGAGCTACACGTCGACGTATCTGCGCTTCGTCTGGACCCTGTCGGCGACCGCCATGGTGGTCTGCTACGGGCTGTGGGCATTCGAGCGTGACGGCGCGAACGCCTCCTGGTACGCGATCACGATGATCCCGTTCACGATCGCGATCCTGCGCTACGCCGTCGACGTCGACAGTGGCCTGGCAGGCGAACCGGAGGAAATTGCGCTGAAGGATCGGGTGCTTCAGCTTCTGGCGGTCGCGTGGATCGGAACCATCGGTGCCGCTGTTCTCCTCGGCTGA
- a CDS encoding phosphatase PAP2 family protein, translated as MADVRRGEEAALVAVQSALADRPGVLAGARILSHFGEHSIGWLAIAGLGALCQPAKRRAWLAVGVGAFAAHAAAVIIKRVVRRERPHHPSIAVNVGTPSRLSFPSAHATSTTAAAVLLARVTGLPLPSLLVPPMALSRMVLGVHYPSDVITGVAVGAAVAKTVGFIASGPKETS; from the coding sequence ATGGCTGATGTTCGGCGCGGCGAGGAGGCCGCGTTGGTCGCGGTTCAGTCGGCGCTTGCCGACCGGCCAGGCGTGCTCGCGGGCGCGCGCATCCTCTCCCACTTCGGCGAGCACAGCATCGGATGGCTGGCCATCGCGGGCCTCGGCGCGCTGTGTCAACCCGCCAAGCGGCGGGCATGGCTGGCCGTCGGAGTCGGGGCGTTCGCCGCGCACGCCGCGGCCGTCATCATCAAGCGCGTGGTGCGAAGGGAACGTCCGCACCACCCGAGCATCGCGGTCAACGTCGGCACCCCGAGCAGGCTCAGCTTCCCGTCCGCGCACGCCACCTCGACCACGGCGGCGGCGGTTCTGCTGGCGCGGGTCACCGGCCTGCCGCTGCCCTCACTCTTGGTGCCACCGATGGCGTTGTCCCGCATGGTTCTCGGCGTGCACTATCCCAGTGACGTGATCACCGGCGTCGCGGTCGGCGCTGCCGTCGCGAAGACGGTGGGTTTCATCGCGTCGGGGCCGAAGGAGACCTCATGA